The proteins below come from a single Triticum aestivum cultivar Chinese Spring chromosome 5D, IWGSC CS RefSeq v2.1, whole genome shotgun sequence genomic window:
- the LOC123120773 gene encoding protein MEI2-like 6 — translation MGDGCECGAKEGEANALADTADVIERNEYRGGAGGVCCRSCGATCCVIQGPSRPGGASPSPPRVGPARSSFLLLFPNTNKRKMELAMAAAYTSRLGLSPAAHPYDDASVACALGQLYSTKDPFALPVSCLLPPPELPPAFGLPVGGLAPVCCCAKAAAAPAFPPFPWAHVPSPPAPPRCAITEIDESREVESEDNLSPRSVLTPWRRPTPASALSPPPPLVVGGKRAFDPSSEKTSLMICNIPNGFVKRRFMAILDQHCVQENDNPEWRVVGGGKFVRSEYDFLYIPIDFRTKYNKGYAFVNMTTATAARRLHAFLHGHRWALAGSRKVCEVVHADIQGVDALSAHFSCSKFPCGNKEFLPVRFGPPRDGLRPTVERVIGRTLVHRPSDQSARPTPHAAQRGGKSKPAAVGNKTV, via the exons ATGGGAGATGGTTGCGAGTGTGGCGCGAAGGAGGGAGAGGCCAACGCATTGGCCGACACCGCCGATGTCATCGAGAGGAATG AGTACCGCGGTGGTGCCGGTGGCGTGTGCTGCCGTTCCTGCGGTGCCACCTGCTGCGTGATACAGGGGCCAAGCCGGCCAGGTGGTGCTTCCCCAAGTCCTCCTCGGGTCGGTCCTGCCCGGTCTTCCTTCCTCCTACTTTTCCCCAACACAAACAAAAGAAAAATGGAGTTAGCCATGGCCGCCGCCTACACCTCGCGCCTGGGCCTGTCCCCCGCCGCGCACCCGTACGACGACGCATCCGTGGCCTGCGCCCTCGGCCAGCTCTACTCcaccaaggatccgttcgccctgcCGGTCAGCTGCCTCCTCCCGCCTCCCGAGCTGCCGCCGGCCTTCGGGTTGCCCGTCGGCGGCCTCGCCCCCGTCTGCTGCTGCGCCAAAGCCGCGGCGGCGCCCGCGTTCCCGCCCTTTCCATGGGCGCACGTGCcctcgccgccagcgccgccgcgctGCGCCATCACGGAGATCGACGAGTCCCGGGAGGTGGAGTCGGAGGACAACCTCTCCCCTCGCTCCGTCCTCACGCCCTGGAGGAGGCCGACGCCCGCCTCGGCGCTGTCTCCGCCTCCGCCTCTTGTGGTCGGGGGAAAACGGGCCTTCGACCCAAGCAGCGAGAAGACTTCTCTGATGATCTGCAATATCCCCAACGGATTCGT GAAGCGGAGGTTCATGGCGATTCTGGACCAGCATTGCGTCCAGGAGAACGACAATCCTGAATGGCGTGTCGTTGGTGGTGGCAAGTTCGTGAGGTCGGAGTATGACTTCCTCTACATCCCAATAGACTTCAG GACGAAGTACAACAAAGGCTATGCGTTCGTCAACATGACGACGGCGACCGCGGCACGGCGGCTCCACGCGTTTCTGCACGGGCACCGCTGGGCCCTGGCAGGCTCTCGGAAGGTGTGTGAGGTCGTGCATGCGGACATACAG GGGGTGGATGCTTTGTCAGCTCACTTCTCCTGCTCCAAGTTCCCCTGCGGTAACAAGGAGTTCCTGCCGGTGCGCTTCGGCCCGCCACGGGATGGCCTCCGGCCGACGGTGGAGCGTGTGATTGGCCGCACGCTGGTCCACCGCCCCAGTGACCAATCCGCCCGCCCCACGCCGCATGCTGCAC AAAGAGGAGGCAAATCGAAACCTGCTGCAGTGGGGAACAAAACTGTTTGA